Proteins from a single region of Paramormyrops kingsleyae isolate MSU_618 chromosome 9, PKINGS_0.4, whole genome shotgun sequence:
- the LOC111855283 gene encoding kelch-like protein 10, with the protein MEETLAFGKMMRHNMERKKSFQKFNELRLAGKLCDVVLVADNVKFEAHRVVLCGCSTYFEALFTSDWNDSGNREYQFPGIFPETLRQIIEYAYTYSVLVTADNVENLLLAADQLNILGIVQRCCDFLHDQLCPQNCIGIFQIADIYCLNELRQSAFHSILRNFKEVATTSVEFPELTLQQLCDIIEKDELNVTQEDVVFDAILRWIKHEPVSREAHISVLLPKVRMARMDPEYFMKIVKNNDLVKTNAACRPIVNDVLKVMYDLDVESPSSDFDNPLIRSRLPSDILLAVGGWNFRTKNWIDAYDTQADRWVDITQEEQSYLAGHGTVYCDGFVYCIGGVDGQNFTNTVRRFNPMTRTWQEMAPMHWHRCNVSVAVLDGFIYAMGGHIGFRPLNKVERYNPKTNEWTLIDPMNEWRNKASATTLNGKIYICGGHNGTETLFSAECYDPLTEEWTMIAPMSTPRHSLGVTAYHGKIYAVGGINRLEHLQTMEVYDATTNRWHAVAPMSTPRSDFGIAVVDNLLFVMGGSDGFRITNKVECFDPKTGSWYRAQDMSRPKKHFSCCVVPAHPNVIKYAAPR; encoded by the exons ATGGAAGAGACATTGGCTTTTGGGAAAATGATGAGACACAACATGGAGAGAAAGAAGTCTTTCCAAAAATTCAACGAGCTGCGGCTGGCCGGAAAGCTCTGTGACGTGGTCCTTGTCGCGGACAACGTAAAATTCGAAGCCCACAGAGTAGTTCTGTGTGGCTGCAGCACCTATTTCGA GGCTCTGTTCACCAGTGACTGGAATGATTCAGGAAATCGGGAATACCAATTCCCAGGCATTTTCCCAGAAACACTGAGGCAGATCATCGAGTACGCCTATACGTACTCTGTGCTTGTCACGGCTGACAATGTGGAGAACCTCCTGTTAGCCGCTGACCAGCTTAACATCCTGGGCATTGTACAGCGATGCTGCGATTTTCTGCATGACCAGCTCTGCCCCCAGAACTGCATTGGCATTTTTCAAATCGCAGACATCTACTGCCTCAATGAGCTGCGCCAGTCTGCCTTCCATTCAATCCTGAGGAACTTCAAGGAGGTTGCCACCACTTCAGTGGAGTTCCCGGAGCTCACCTTGCAACAGCTGTGTGACATCATTGAGAAGGATGAGCTGAATGTCACACAGGAGGATGTGGTGTTTGACGCCATCCTCCGATGGATCAAGCACGAGCCTGTCAGCCGAGAGGCCCATATTTCAGTCCTGTTACCAAAG GTCCGGATGGCTCGCATGGATCCGGAATATTTCATGAAGATCGTCAAAAACAATGATCTAGTGAAGACCAATGCGGCGTGCAGGCCCATTGTCAATGACGTCTTGAAGGTCATGTATGACCTCGACGTTGAAAGTCCAAGCTCTGACTTTGATAACCCTCTGATCCGCTCACGCCTGCCATCTGACATCTTGCTGGCTGTTGGGGGCTGGAATTTCCGTACAAAGAACTGGATCGACGCGTACGACACACAGGCCGACCGCTGGGTGGATATTACGCAAGAGGAGCAGAGCTACCTAGCCGGACATGGCACCGTGTACTGCGATGGATTTGTGTACTGTATTGGGGGGGTTGATGGCCAAAACTTCACCAATACCGTGCGCAGATTCAACCCCATGACACGGACATGGCAGGAGATGGCTCCAATGCACTGGCACCGCTGTAATGTTAGCGTAGCCGTGCTTGATGGTTTTATCTACGCCATGGGTGGCCATATTGGTTTCAGGCCCCTCAACAAAGTTGAGCGGTATAATCCAAAAACCAACGAATGGACCCTGATCGATCCCATGAATGAGTGGCGGAACAAGGCCAGTGCCACCACCCTGAATGGCAAG ATATACATCTGTGGGGGTCACAACGGAACGGAGACCCTTTTCTCAGCAGAGTGCTATGATCCACTCACTGAGGAATGGACCATGATCGCTCCAATGAGCACTCCCCGTCATAGCCTTGGAGTCACTGCATATCATGGGAAGATCTATGCG GTGGGCGGTATCAACAGGCTTGAGCACCTGCAGACCATGGAGGTCTATGACGCTACAACAAACCGCTGGCATGCTGTGGCCCCCATGTCCACACCACGCAGTGATTTTGGCATCGCAGTGGTGGATAACCTCCTGTTTGTGATGGGCGGCAGCGACGGGTTTAGGATCACGAACAAGGTGGAGTGTTTTGATCCGAAGACAGGCAGCTGGTACCGCGCGCAGGACATGAGCAGACCCAAAAAACACTTCAGCTGCTGTGTAGTGCCTGCGCACCCCAACGTCATAAAGTACGCTGCACCTCGTTAA